Proteins from one Lachnospiraceae bacterium KGMB03038 genomic window:
- a CDS encoding cobyric acid synthase gives MAKTIMIQGTMSGAGKSLLCTGLCRIFRQDGYRVAPFKSQNMALNSFITAEGLEMGRAQVVQAEAAGIPPQAEMNPILLKPTNDTGSQVIVNGRVLGTMDAREYFAYKKRLIPQIQEAFQRLSDEFDIVVIEGAGSPAEINLKEDDIVNMGMAKMAGAPVLMAGDIDRGGVFAQLLGTLMLLEPEERQRVKGLIINKFRGDQTILTPGIRMLEERAKVPVLGVTPYLPVEIEEEDSLAERLKTKGKTGGGQIDIAVIRLPRISNFTDFMALENREEVSLRYVRTLSQLGHPDMIILPGTKNTMGDLAWMRENGLEAGILKAAAKGTAVFGICGGYQMLGENLKDPLGVEQGGSMRGLGLLPTVTVFNREKTRTRVAGAFGTLEGSLAGLSGTPVEGYEIHMGETRGEAPHGSGAGRRPLGMIQDQITGEEKGDGTFAGNVYGTYVHGIFDREEVISALVGCLARKKGISLEREKPAVDYRTFKEQQYDLLAEGLRQSLNLERIYEILEQGA, from the coding sequence ATGGCTAAGACGATCATGATACAGGGAACCATGTCAGGGGCGGGGAAAAGCCTTCTGTGTACCGGGCTTTGCCGGATCTTCCGGCAGGATGGGTATCGGGTGGCGCCCTTCAAGTCCCAGAATATGGCCCTGAATTCTTTTATCACGGCGGAGGGACTGGAAATGGGCCGGGCCCAGGTGGTACAGGCAGAGGCGGCGGGAATCCCTCCCCAGGCAGAGATGAATCCGATCCTGCTGAAACCCACCAACGATACCGGCTCTCAGGTCATTGTAAATGGCCGGGTGCTGGGGACCATGGACGCCAGGGAATATTTTGCTTACAAGAAGCGGCTGATCCCTCAGATACAGGAGGCGTTCCAGAGGCTTTCCGATGAGTTTGACATTGTGGTGATCGAGGGGGCGGGAAGTCCGGCGGAGATCAATCTGAAGGAAGACGACATTGTCAATATGGGGATGGCCAAGATGGCCGGCGCTCCGGTGCTGATGGCCGGAGATATTGACCGGGGCGGGGTGTTCGCCCAGCTTCTGGGAACCTTGATGCTTCTGGAGCCGGAGGAACGGCAGCGGGTGAAAGGACTGATCATCAACAAATTCCGGGGAGATCAGACAATCCTGACCCCAGGGATCAGGATGCTGGAAGAGCGGGCGAAGGTTCCGGTCCTTGGGGTGACGCCTTATCTTCCGGTGGAGATCGAGGAAGAAGACAGTCTGGCGGAGCGGCTGAAAACGAAAGGAAAAACAGGTGGAGGACAGATTGATATTGCAGTCATCCGTCTGCCCCGGATCTCGAATTTTACAGATTTTATGGCTCTGGAAAACCGGGAGGAAGTGTCGCTTCGCTATGTGCGGACACTTTCCCAGCTTGGACATCCGGATATGATCATCCTCCCGGGGACGAAGAATACCATGGGAGATCTTGCCTGGATGCGGGAAAATGGATTGGAAGCCGGAATCCTAAAAGCGGCGGCAAAAGGAACGGCAGTCTTTGGCATCTGCGGTGGCTATCAGATGCTGGGCGAAAACCTTAAGGATCCGCTGGGCGTGGAGCAGGGAGGCAGTATGCGGGGATTGGGACTGCTTCCAACTGTCACGGTATTTAACAGGGAGAAGACCCGTACAAGAGTGGCCGGCGCCTTTGGGACGCTGGAAGGATCTTTGGCAGGCTTAAGCGGAACGCCTGTGGAGGGATATGAGATCCATATGGGAGAGACCCGCGGGGAGGCACCCCATGGAAGCGGAGCAGGAAGGCGTCCGCTTGGGATGATCCAGGATCAGATCACCGGAGAAGAAAAGGGAGATGGAACCTTTGCGGGAAATGTGTACGGCACCTATGTGCATGGCATCTTTGACCGGGAAGAAGTGATCAGCGCCCTTGTGGGCTGCCTGGCCAGGAAGAAGGGCATTTCCTTGGAAAGAGAGAAACCGGCTGTGGATTACCGGACCTTTAAGGAGCAGCAGTATGAT
- a CDS encoding aminotransferase class I/II-fold pyridoxal phosphate-dependent enzyme: MQGQEQVHGGDIYRHQNVTDFSVNSNPLGPPEAVIEALREGAGQIHHYPDVECEKLREAIGAFEQVPPEEILCGNGAAELFFAAVFAERPRRGLLTAPAFAEYERALQAVGAKSEFYPLREEDQFQVGEDFLERITPKTDLVFLCSPNNPTGQPIKRSLIRKVLEKCEACGARLILDECFLDFLERPKEYEALELKKDHPQMLVVKAFTKTFAMPGIRLGYGISGDREFLGRMRTMLQPWNVSLLAQAGGAAALNNAEAYLAKTRQVVAREREYLRRNLEDLGFQVYGSQANYLFFRGREGLYREALEAGFLIRDCGNYRELGPGYYRIAVRKRAENERLIEWLRRS, translated from the coding sequence ATGCAAGGACAGGAACAAGTGCACGGCGGCGATATCTACCGCCATCAGAACGTGACGGATTTCTCCGTCAACAGCAATCCATTAGGCCCGCCGGAGGCGGTGATAGAGGCGCTCCGGGAAGGGGCAGGCCAGATTCATCATTATCCAGATGTGGAATGTGAGAAACTGCGGGAGGCGATCGGAGCGTTTGAACAGGTCCCTCCAGAGGAGATTCTGTGCGGCAATGGGGCGGCGGAGCTGTTCTTTGCGGCGGTTTTTGCGGAAAGACCCAGGAGGGGGCTTTTGACGGCGCCGGCTTTCGCGGAGTATGAGCGGGCCCTCCAGGCTGTGGGAGCCAAATCAGAATTCTATCCCTTAAGAGAAGAAGACCAGTTTCAAGTAGGGGAAGATTTCCTGGAACGGATCACTCCCAAGACAGACCTGGTTTTTCTGTGCAGTCCCAATAATCCTACGGGGCAGCCGATCAAGCGTTCTCTGATCAGGAAAGTGCTGGAGAAATGTGAGGCCTGCGGGGCAAGGCTGATCTTAGATGAGTGTTTCCTGGATTTCCTGGAAAGGCCAAAGGAGTATGAAGCCCTGGAGCTCAAAAAGGATCATCCTCAGATGCTGGTGGTGAAGGCATTTACCAAAACTTTTGCTATGCCGGGGATAAGGCTGGGGTACGGGATCAGCGGCGACCGGGAATTTCTGGGCCGGATGCGGACTATGCTGCAGCCCTGGAATGTGTCTTTGCTGGCCCAGGCCGGGGGAGCGGCGGCCCTTAATAACGCGGAAGCCTATTTGGCAAAGACCCGGCAGGTGGTGGCCCGTGAGCGGGAGTACCTGAGAAGGAACCTGGAAGACCTGGGATTTCAGGTCTATGGCTCTCAGGCAAACTATCTGTTTTTCCGGGGAAGGGAAGGGCTATACCGGGAGGCTTTGGAAGCGGGATTTTTGATCCGGGATTGTGGAAATTACCGGGAACTTGGCCCTGGATACTACCGGATCGCGGTGCGTAAAAGGGCGGAGAATGAGAGGTTGATAGAATGGCTAAGACGATCATGA
- a CDS encoding glyoxalase: MKLKNPMLVVTDIDKAVEFYKKVLGLHVIMDFGANKTLTGGLALQTAETYGGFIGTNMISFGGNNFEIYFEEDDFDRFADKLEECEIEYVHPIMEHSWGQRVVRFYDPDKHIIEVGESMKVVCRRFLESGMTPEQVAKRMDVPMKFVSACMR; the protein is encoded by the coding sequence ATGAAATTAAAAAATCCTATGCTGGTAGTGACGGATATAGATAAAGCGGTTGAGTTTTATAAAAAGGTTCTGGGTCTGCATGTTATTATGGATTTTGGCGCAAACAAAACTTTAACAGGCGGTTTGGCGCTGCAGACTGCTGAAACATACGGCGGATTTATCGGGACAAATATGATTTCTTTTGGCGGCAATAACTTTGAAATCTACTTTGAAGAAGATGATTTTGATCGGTTTGCTGATAAATTAGAAGAGTGTGAGATCGAGTATGTTCACCCTATCATGGAACATTCCTGGGGACAGCGAGTTGTTCGCTTTTATGATCCAGATAAGCATATCATAGAAGTGGGAGAAAGCATGAAAGTGGTATGCAGGCGTTTCCTAGAAAGTGGAATGACACCAGAACAGGTTGCAAAGCGTATGGATGTTCCCATGAAGTTTGTAAGTGCGTGTATGCGGTAA